Proteins encoded within one genomic window of Xylophilus sp. GOD-11R:
- a CDS encoding substrate-binding domain-containing protein has product MPFSSALRRIACGAAFSSLAIVASASRADTVQVLTAGAFKQVVLAMVPGFEARTGHTVVVSNDTVGALAGRVSGGEPFDVLVMTPSALRTLADDGRVAGDTIRPLARVAIGVAVKAGAPQPPVGTVEQFRQALLQARSVAYIDPASGGSSGIYLDGLFRRLGIADQVRAKAVLVKGGLVAEKLVSGEAELAVHQISEILPVTGVELVGPIPEPVQNYTTYAGAVGTKALHREAGQAFLDTLSGGRTTAVLEEKGLYPPN; this is encoded by the coding sequence ATGCCTTTTTCATCCGCTCTCCGGCGCATCGCCTGCGGCGCCGCTTTCTCGTCGCTCGCCATCGTCGCCAGCGCTTCGCGCGCCGACACCGTGCAGGTGCTGACCGCCGGCGCGTTCAAGCAGGTGGTACTGGCCATGGTGCCGGGCTTCGAGGCGCGCACCGGGCACACCGTCGTGGTGTCCAACGACACGGTCGGCGCGCTGGCCGGCCGGGTGTCCGGCGGCGAGCCTTTCGACGTGCTGGTGATGACCCCGTCGGCCCTGCGCACCCTCGCCGACGACGGCCGGGTGGCGGGCGACACCATCCGGCCGCTGGCGCGGGTGGCGATCGGCGTGGCGGTGAAGGCCGGCGCGCCGCAGCCGCCGGTGGGCACGGTGGAGCAGTTTCGGCAGGCGCTGCTGCAGGCCCGCAGCGTGGCCTACATCGATCCGGCCAGCGGCGGCTCCAGCGGCATCTATCTCGACGGCCTGTTCCGCCGGCTGGGCATCGCCGATCAGGTGCGGGCCAAGGCGGTGCTGGTGAAGGGCGGGCTGGTGGCCGAGAAGCTGGTGAGCGGCGAGGCCGAGCTGGCGGTGCACCAGATCAGCGAGATCCTGCCGGTGACCGGCGTGGAGCTGGTCGGACCGATTCCGGAGCCGGTGCAGAACTACACGACCTACGCCGGCGCCGTGGGCACCAAGGCGCTGCACCGCGAGGCCGGGCAGGCGTTTCTCGACACGCTGTCGGGCGGCCGCACGACAGCGGTGCTGGAGGAAAAAGGCCTGTACCCGCCGAATTGA
- a CDS encoding ABC transporter substrate-binding protein, whose protein sequence is MSLQRRIGRLAIAIALAGLSSTAAWAADAACEPAKAAQKYPTLAGKTLRIGADPQTPPYVFRDANDFSKLVGVDAELAKAVMDCAGVKFEFVPGAWSGLLPAVQSGQLDLMWDDLYYKPERAKVVDFATYMTAATGALVPAGNPKKIDGLPGLCGQTVSFAIGSSNEGVTRKQSEACVASGKPAIVAMPFQDLAAGLRLLESGRTDAILWDLGFVDNLASTQKQKFARGFAVMDGYLIGVAVAKNRPELLRLVHEGLAAVQASGEQKKIFHKYGVDAGLVSPTTIKTE, encoded by the coding sequence ATGAGCTTGCAACGCAGGATCGGCCGCCTGGCCATCGCCATCGCCCTCGCGGGCCTGTCCTCCACCGCCGCCTGGGCAGCGGACGCGGCTTGCGAGCCGGCGAAGGCCGCCCAGAAATACCCCACGCTGGCCGGCAAGACCCTCCGCATCGGTGCCGATCCCCAGACGCCGCCTTACGTCTTTCGCGACGCGAACGATTTCTCGAAACTGGTCGGCGTCGATGCCGAACTCGCCAAGGCGGTCATGGACTGCGCGGGCGTGAAGTTCGAGTTCGTGCCCGGCGCCTGGTCCGGCCTGCTGCCGGCGGTGCAGAGCGGCCAGCTCGACCTGATGTGGGACGATCTCTACTACAAGCCCGAGCGGGCCAAGGTGGTGGACTTCGCCACCTACATGACGGCGGCGACCGGCGCGCTGGTGCCGGCCGGCAATCCGAAAAAGATCGACGGCTTACCCGGACTCTGCGGGCAGACCGTGTCGTTCGCCATCGGCAGCAGCAACGAGGGCGTGACCCGCAAGCAGAGCGAGGCCTGCGTGGCCTCGGGCAAGCCGGCCATCGTCGCCATGCCCTTCCAGGACCTGGCCGCCGGCCTGCGGCTGCTGGAGAGCGGCCGCACCGACGCGATCCTGTGGGACCTCGGCTTCGTCGACAACCTGGCCTCCACCCAGAAGCAGAAGTTCGCGCGTGGCTTCGCCGTGATGGACGGCTACCTGATCGGCGTCGCCGTGGCCAAGAACCGGCCGGAGCTGCTGCGGCTGGTGCATGAAGGCCTGGCGGCGGTGCAGGCGTCGGGCGAGCAGAAGAAGATCTTCCACAAGTACGGCGTGGACGCGGGCCTGGTATCGCCCACCACCATCAAGACGGAATAA
- a CDS encoding molybdopterin-dependent oxidoreductase, giving the protein MSEIRTPGFCALCKSRCGSVMVTRDGEFIGQEPDPSHPTGVALCVKGRAAAEIVYRPSRQLHPLRRTRPKGDPDPGWVRIGWDEALDRTAEALDRLRRENGAESVAFGWTTPSGTPFSDDLRWVERFTNAFGSPNVAYGVEVCNWHKDHAHAYTVGRSIASPDFANTGCVVLWGHNPSAAWLDHATATGAAMKRGARLIVVDPRRAGFAARADQWLRVRPGADGALALGIAHQMLRHGWFDQGFVRRWSNGPLLVRTDTGRFLRAAELWGDDSGDAQDLVAWSEADQPLRYRRASRTFADANPPVLRASPSLTLADGSAVHCETAFIGYERLCADYPPERVEQLCWVGREQLEQTARLLHESGPVSYYAWSGIGQHTNATQTDRALAILMALTGSIDAPGGNVVFGKPPANDVSAAAMLDAEQRDKCIELERSALGPGRHGWIGADTMYRAMIEHQPYRLRGLVNFGRNFLVNHANAARGAQALAGLDFMVHADVVMNPTAAHADIFLPINTPWERESLRVGFEGSAAAEQHIQLRQAAIAPRGESRSDGFVVFELARRLGLGHLFWDGDIEAGLAHVLAPTGLDLATLRARPGGVHYPAPTRWRAYEQHGFATATGLVEIYSEVFHAQGQPPLPVFREPAASPIGTARADFPLVLTSAKLVQFCHGQHRDIASLRRRAPHPEVSLHPDAAAARGIAEGEDVELCTPHGTARLRARFDRSLDARVVCAQYGWWQGNEGLGLPASDAMADRGANLNRVIGDAEADPVSGSIGLRSGLCEIRPLPGAGTSSRAWSGWREFRIDATTAETADVMSFTLIPRDGSPLPAYRGGQHVTLRLDRPDAAPLVRCYSLSGPSHERAWRISVKRAGAMSGALHALGGGLDRTVWLQAPAGRFHPSVERPDAPLLLVGAGIGITPLLAMLHDCRQRASTRPIVLFHGVRSAGDHAFREEIEALRDGLPQLRVLSFHSAPAPGEAAARPGRIPVEDVARAWTPGAEVYLCGPGEMVAAMSAGLTQAGVPASALHHEAFGPSSLPAADRALEPRAIAFAISGGGMTWTPGQGSLLDQLAAAGRAGASGCRAGQCESCIISLAEGRVAHPEGSAPVDEQHCLPCVCIPLTPLVLNL; this is encoded by the coding sequence ATGAGCGAGATCCGCACCCCCGGTTTCTGCGCCCTGTGCAAGTCACGCTGCGGCTCGGTCATGGTGACCCGCGACGGCGAATTCATCGGTCAGGAGCCCGACCCCTCGCATCCCACCGGCGTGGCCCTGTGCGTCAAGGGCAGGGCGGCCGCCGAAATCGTCTATCGCCCCTCACGCCAGCTGCATCCGCTGCGGCGCACACGCCCCAAGGGCGACCCCGATCCGGGCTGGGTGCGCATCGGCTGGGACGAGGCGCTCGACCGCACCGCCGAGGCGCTCGACCGGCTCCGGCGCGAGAACGGCGCCGAAAGCGTCGCCTTCGGCTGGACCACGCCGAGCGGCACCCCGTTCTCCGACGACCTGCGCTGGGTGGAGCGCTTCACCAACGCCTTCGGCTCGCCCAACGTGGCCTACGGCGTGGAGGTCTGCAACTGGCACAAGGACCATGCGCACGCCTATACGGTGGGTCGCTCGATCGCCTCGCCCGATTTCGCCAACACCGGCTGCGTGGTGCTCTGGGGCCACAACCCCAGCGCCGCCTGGCTCGACCACGCCACGGCCACCGGCGCGGCGATGAAGCGCGGCGCCCGGCTGATCGTGGTGGACCCGCGCCGTGCCGGCTTCGCCGCCCGTGCCGACCAGTGGCTGCGGGTGCGCCCCGGCGCCGATGGCGCACTGGCCCTGGGCATTGCCCACCAGATGCTGCGGCACGGCTGGTTCGACCAAGGCTTCGTCCGTCGATGGAGCAACGGCCCGCTGCTGGTGCGCACCGATACCGGGCGCTTCCTGCGCGCTGCCGAACTCTGGGGCGACGACAGCGGCGACGCGCAGGACCTGGTCGCCTGGTCCGAGGCCGACCAGCCGCTGCGCTACCGGCGCGCCTCCCGCACCTTTGCCGACGCGAACCCGCCCGTGTTGCGCGCTTCGCCGTCGCTGACGCTGGCCGACGGTTCCGCGGTGCATTGCGAAACCGCCTTCATCGGCTACGAGCGGCTGTGCGCCGACTATCCGCCCGAGCGCGTGGAGCAGCTCTGCTGGGTCGGCCGCGAGCAGCTGGAACAAACCGCCCGCCTGCTGCACGAAAGCGGCCCGGTCAGCTACTACGCCTGGAGCGGCATCGGCCAGCACACCAACGCCACCCAGACAGACCGCGCCCTGGCGATCCTGATGGCGCTCACCGGCAGCATCGACGCGCCGGGCGGCAACGTGGTGTTCGGCAAGCCACCGGCCAACGACGTGTCGGCCGCCGCCATGCTGGATGCAGAACAGCGCGACAAATGCATCGAGCTCGAACGCTCCGCGCTGGGGCCGGGGCGCCACGGCTGGATCGGCGCCGACACCATGTACCGCGCCATGATCGAACACCAGCCCTATCGCCTGCGCGGCCTGGTGAATTTCGGCCGCAACTTCCTGGTCAACCATGCCAACGCGGCGCGCGGCGCGCAGGCGCTCGCCGGGCTCGACTTCATGGTGCATGCCGACGTGGTGATGAACCCGACGGCGGCTCATGCCGACATCTTCCTGCCGATCAACACGCCGTGGGAGCGCGAATCCCTGCGCGTCGGTTTCGAAGGCAGCGCCGCGGCCGAACAGCACATCCAGTTGCGCCAGGCGGCGATCGCGCCACGCGGCGAGTCGCGCTCCGACGGCTTCGTGGTGTTCGAACTCGCGCGCCGGCTCGGGCTGGGCCATCTGTTCTGGGACGGTGACATCGAGGCCGGCCTGGCCCACGTGCTGGCGCCCACCGGCCTGGACCTGGCCACGCTGCGGGCGCGACCCGGCGGCGTGCATTACCCGGCGCCGACCCGCTGGCGCGCCTACGAGCAGCACGGCTTCGCCACCGCCACCGGGCTGGTCGAGATCTACTCCGAGGTGTTCCATGCGCAGGGCCAGCCGCCGCTGCCCGTGTTCCGCGAGCCGGCCGCGTCGCCGATCGGCACGGCACGGGCCGACTTCCCGCTGGTGCTCACCTCGGCCAAGCTGGTGCAGTTCTGCCACGGTCAGCACCGCGACATCGCCTCGCTGCGCCGACGCGCGCCGCATCCGGAGGTGAGCCTGCATCCCGATGCGGCGGCCGCACGCGGCATCGCCGAGGGCGAGGACGTCGAACTGTGCACGCCGCACGGCACCGCACGCCTGCGCGCCCGCTTCGACCGCTCGCTGGATGCGCGGGTGGTCTGCGCCCAATACGGCTGGTGGCAAGGCAACGAGGGGCTCGGCCTGCCGGCTTCCGACGCGATGGCCGACAGAGGCGCCAACCTCAACCGGGTCATCGGCGATGCCGAAGCCGACCCGGTCAGCGGCTCGATCGGACTGCGCTCGGGGCTGTGCGAGATCCGGCCCTTGCCGGGCGCCGGCACGAGCAGCCGGGCCTGGAGCGGATGGCGCGAATTCCGTATCGACGCGACGACCGCCGAGACGGCCGACGTGATGTCCTTCACCCTGATCCCGCGCGACGGCTCGCCGCTGCCCGCCTACCGGGGCGGCCAGCACGTCACGCTGCGGCTCGACCGGCCGGACGCCGCGCCGCTGGTGCGCTGCTATTCGCTCTCCGGTCCGTCGCACGAGCGGGCCTGGCGCATCTCGGTGAAGCGGGCGGGGGCGATGTCGGGCGCGCTGCACGCGCTCGGCGGTGGCCTCGACCGCACCGTCTGGCTGCAGGCGCCGGCGGGCCGGTTCCATCCGTCCGTGGAGCGACCGGACGCGCCTTTGCTGCTGGTCGGCGCGGGCATCGGCATCACGCCGCTGCTGGCCATGCTGCACGACTGCCGACAGCGTGCGTCCACCCGGCCGATCGTGTTGTTCCACGGGGTACGGTCCGCCGGCGATCACGCGTTTCGTGAAGAGATCGAGGCGCTGCGCGATGGTCTGCCGCAGCTGCGCGTGCTGAGCTTTCACAGCGCTCCGGCGCCGGGCGAAGCCGCTGCGCGGCCGGGTCGGATTCCGGTGGAGGACGTGGCCCGGGCCTGGACTCCCGGCGCCGAGGTCTACCTGTGCGGGCCGGGGGAGATGGTGGCGGCGATGTCGGCCGGTCTGACGCAGGCAGGGGTGCCGGCGTCTGCCCTGCACCACGAGGCATTCGGGCCGTCGTCGCTGCCCGCGGCCGACCGGGCGCTGGAACCCCGGGCCATCGCTTTCGCCATCTCGGGCGGCGGCATGACCTGGACGCCCGGCCAGGGATCGCTGCTCGATCAGCTGGCCGCGGCCGGTCGCGCCGGCGCCAGCGGATGCCGCGCCGGGCAGTGCGAAAGCTGCATAATTTCGCTCGCCGAAGGCCGGGTCGCGCACCCCGAGGGCAGCGCACCGGTCGACGAGCAGCACTGCCTGCCCTGCGTCTGCATCCCGCTCACGC
- a CDS encoding helix-turn-helix domain-containing protein has translation MPDTADRSAFSSSFDYRALGDRLRAFRIGASLQAEDVAAQLGVSRAVVYRMEKGEIVKIETLERLAALLGTSMASLLGVEVEYHPTVLGLMERMRQLEQGSDRIVSHFEPISLLLTSDRYLGYLRQMLLEASPRDAALAPREADIDEMLRILAERKAFFEQRRPHIVSLIGLRELERFIHTGLVGRLDLPEALRTERIAAARHEVGRIADVMENEPIDVQIGLVDDAMPASTFQLFSGPSHAVLAVSPFRFGELPNIRNGIATVSASPEAVRMYRDMIDRLWKQAYKGRAGADKLRRLLERMA, from the coding sequence ATGCCCGATACCGCCGACCGTTCCGCCTTCTCTTCGTCCTTCGACTACCGCGCCCTCGGCGACCGGCTGCGCGCCTTCCGCATCGGCGCCTCGCTGCAGGCCGAGGACGTGGCCGCGCAACTGGGCGTGTCGCGCGCGGTGGTCTACCGCATGGAAAAGGGCGAGATCGTGAAGATCGAGACCCTGGAGCGGCTGGCCGCGCTGCTCGGCACGTCCATGGCCTCGCTGCTCGGCGTGGAGGTGGAATACCACCCCACGGTGCTCGGTCTGATGGAGCGCATGCGCCAGCTCGAGCAAGGCTCCGACCGCATCGTGTCGCACTTCGAGCCGATTTCGCTGCTGCTCACCTCCGACCGCTACCTCGGCTACCTGCGCCAGATGCTGCTCGAAGCCTCGCCGCGCGATGCCGCCCTGGCGCCGCGCGAGGCCGACATCGACGAGATGCTGCGCATCCTGGCCGAGCGCAAGGCCTTCTTCGAGCAGCGCCGGCCGCACATCGTCAGCCTGATCGGGCTGCGCGAGCTGGAGCGCTTCATCCACACCGGGCTGGTCGGCCGGCTCGACCTGCCCGAAGCCCTGCGCACCGAGCGCATCGCGGCGGCGCGCCACGAGGTCGGGCGCATCGCCGACGTCATGGAAAACGAGCCGATCGACGTGCAGATCGGCCTGGTCGACGACGCCATGCCGGCGTCCACCTTTCAGCTTTTTTCCGGCCCTTCGCATGCGGTGCTGGCGGTCAGCCCGTTCCGCTTCGGCGAGCTGCCCAACATCCGCAACGGCATCGCCACCGTGAGCGCCTCGCCCGAGGCGGTGCGCATGTACCGCGACATGATCGACCGGCTCTGGAAGCAGGCCTACAAGGGCCGCGCCGGTGCCGACAAACTCCGCCGCCTGCTGGAGCGCATGGCATGA
- a CDS encoding amino acid ABC transporter permease/ATP-binding protein: MSSTSVLQEFFSYLASGFLWGGAWIAIQITVLAMVMGLVLGLGLALMRLSRFAAVRHAAWSYIWFMRGTPQLLQLVFIFDALPALGIKLDSFATAVIGFGLNQAAFSAENIRGGIQSVARSQALAATSLGMGPLLTLRRIVLPQAMRTIMPGVGNDVISMLKLTSIASIVFVQELTFRAQQVVGQNFRFFVVFAAAAVLYLLMTSVISLAQAWCEKRLDLDRRAAPPEAPTPSSAPSPRSPAGDGRWLEDLIGRVPPLATGRPLIECRNVQKQYEGREVLQGIDLDVAAGEVVVLLGPSGSGKSTFLRMVNHLEPMDHGEITVAGEYVGYERTPLGVMKPRHDLAAARARARISMVFQHFALFAHMTALENVMEAPMRVHGASAAQARATAERLLAEVGLSAHAGHLPHRLSGGQQQRVAIARALAISPRVMLFDEPTSALDPERVGEVLAVMRRLAAAGMTMIVVTHEIRFAREVADRVVFMDGGRVIEQGPPEQVIDAPRHERTRRFLGLAEPAGVGIAIEGQAA, translated from the coding sequence ATGAGCTCGACTTCCGTCCTGCAGGAGTTCTTCTCCTATCTCGCCTCGGGCTTCCTGTGGGGCGGCGCCTGGATCGCGATCCAGATCACCGTGCTGGCCATGGTCATGGGGCTGGTGCTCGGCCTGGGGCTGGCGCTGATGCGGCTGTCGCGCTTCGCGGCGGTGCGGCATGCGGCCTGGAGCTACATCTGGTTCATGCGCGGCACGCCGCAACTGCTGCAGCTGGTCTTCATCTTCGACGCGTTGCCCGCCCTGGGCATCAAGCTCGACAGCTTCGCCACCGCGGTCATCGGATTCGGCCTGAACCAAGCCGCCTTCAGTGCGGAAAATATCCGTGGCGGCATCCAGTCGGTGGCCCGCAGCCAGGCCCTGGCGGCCACCTCGCTCGGCATGGGGCCGCTGCTGACGCTGCGCCGCATCGTGCTGCCGCAGGCGATGCGGACCATCATGCCGGGCGTCGGCAACGACGTGATCAGCATGCTCAAGCTGACCTCGATCGCCTCCATCGTCTTCGTGCAGGAACTCACCTTCCGCGCCCAGCAGGTGGTGGGGCAGAACTTCCGCTTCTTCGTCGTCTTCGCGGCGGCGGCGGTGCTCTACCTGCTGATGACCAGCGTGATCTCGCTGGCACAGGCCTGGTGCGAAAAACGCCTCGACCTGGATCGCCGGGCCGCGCCACCGGAGGCGCCGACACCATCGTCCGCGCCCTCCCCGCGTTCCCCGGCGGGCGACGGCCGCTGGCTCGAAGACCTGATCGGCCGCGTGCCGCCGCTGGCCACGGGACGGCCGCTGATCGAATGCCGCAACGTCCAGAAGCAGTACGAGGGCCGCGAGGTGCTGCAGGGCATCGACCTCGACGTGGCCGCCGGCGAGGTGGTGGTCCTGCTCGGCCCTAGCGGGTCGGGCAAGAGCACCTTCCTGCGCATGGTCAACCACCTGGAGCCGATGGACCACGGCGAGATCACCGTCGCGGGCGAATACGTGGGCTACGAGCGCACGCCGCTCGGCGTGATGAAGCCGCGCCACGACCTCGCCGCCGCACGGGCCCGGGCGCGCATCAGCATGGTGTTCCAGCACTTCGCCCTGTTCGCCCACATGACCGCCCTGGAGAACGTGATGGAGGCACCGATGCGCGTGCATGGCGCGAGCGCCGCGCAGGCGCGCGCCACCGCCGAGCGTCTGCTCGCCGAGGTCGGGCTGTCGGCGCACGCCGGCCACCTGCCGCACCGGCTCTCCGGCGGGCAGCAGCAGCGGGTGGCGATCGCGCGCGCCCTGGCCATATCGCCACGGGTCATGCTGTTCGACGAGCCCACGTCCGCTCTCGACCCCGAACGCGTCGGCGAAGTGCTGGCGGTGATGCGCCGGCTGGCGGCCGCCGGCATGACGATGATCGTCGTCACCCACGAGATCCGCTTCGCGCGCGAGGTGGCCGACCGGGTGGTCTTCATGGATGGCGGCCGGGTGATCGAGCAGGGGCCGCCGGAGCAGGTGATCGATGCACCGCGCCACGAACGCACCCGGCGCTTCCTGGGCCTGGCCGAGCCGGCTGGCGTGGGCATCGCCATCGAGGGTCAGGCGGCATGA
- a CDS encoding arsenic transporter translates to MPIDPRAATLLIAGVATACVILRPVRVPEFVWALVGAALLVVCGLLPWREALAAAGKGADVYCFLVGMMLLSELGRREGLFDWLAGIAARHAQGSGDRLFLWIYGAGTLVTVFMSNDATAVVLTPAVYAATRQAGVKPLPYLFACALVANAASFVLPISNPANLVVFGDQLPALWPWLRRFLLPSVAAIVATFLVLRWLFRAELAGPAEAPANPPTLSRTGRLAAAAVAVMAAVLLVASARDLDLGLPALVASLAAAGAILLARREGPVALLRGVSWGVLPLVAGLFVLVEGVQRSGLLEVVAQALKALAVQSPQVAVWVAGLFAAFGCNLFNNLPAGLAAGTIAQLADASAPVRSAIAIGIDLGPNLSVTGSLATLLWLVAIRREGEDVGAWQFLRVGMVAMPVALLCALAALAI, encoded by the coding sequence ATGCCGATTGACCCGCGCGCCGCCACGCTGCTCATCGCCGGTGTCGCCACCGCCTGCGTCATCCTGCGGCCGGTGCGCGTTCCGGAATTCGTCTGGGCGCTCGTCGGCGCGGCGCTACTGGTCGTCTGCGGCCTGCTGCCCTGGCGCGAGGCGCTGGCCGCCGCCGGCAAGGGCGCGGACGTCTATTGCTTTCTCGTCGGGATGATGCTGCTGTCCGAACTCGGCCGGCGCGAAGGGCTGTTCGACTGGCTGGCGGGCATTGCGGCGCGGCATGCGCAGGGTTCGGGCGACCGGCTGTTCCTGTGGATCTACGGCGCGGGCACGCTGGTGACGGTGTTCATGTCCAACGACGCCACCGCCGTCGTGCTGACGCCGGCCGTCTACGCGGCCACGCGGCAGGCGGGCGTGAAGCCGCTGCCCTATCTCTTCGCCTGCGCGCTGGTCGCCAACGCGGCGAGCTTCGTGCTGCCGATTTCCAACCCGGCCAACCTTGTCGTCTTCGGCGACCAGCTGCCCGCGCTCTGGCCGTGGCTGCGTCGATTCCTGCTGCCTTCGGTCGCGGCGATCGTGGCGACCTTCCTGGTGCTGCGCTGGTTGTTCCGCGCCGAGCTCGCCGGGCCGGCCGAGGCGCCCGCGAACCCGCCGACGCTCAGCCGCACCGGTCGCCTCGCCGCCGCTGCGGTCGCCGTGATGGCTGCGGTGCTGCTGGTGGCGTCGGCACGCGATCTCGACCTGGGACTGCCCGCGCTGGTGGCGTCGCTGGCAGCTGCCGGCGCGATCTTGCTGGCGCGGCGCGAAGGCCCGGTTGCCTTGCTGCGTGGCGTGTCCTGGGGCGTGCTGCCGCTGGTGGCGGGGCTCTTCGTGCTGGTCGAGGGCGTGCAGCGCAGCGGGCTGCTCGAAGTGGTGGCGCAGGCGCTGAAGGCGCTGGCCGTGCAGTCGCCGCAAGTGGCGGTGTGGGTCGCCGGCCTGTTCGCAGCCTTCGGCTGCAACCTGTTCAACAACCTGCCGGCGGGGCTTGCCGCCGGCACCATCGCCCAACTGGCGGACGCCTCCGCGCCGGTGCGCAGCGCCATCGCCATCGGCATCGACCTCGGGCCGAACCTGTCGGTCACCGGGTCGCTGGCCACGCTGCTCTGGCTGGTGGCGATCCGCCGCGAAGGCGAGGACGTGGGCGCCTGGCAGTTCCTGAGGGTGGGCATGGTCGCCATGCCGGTCGCGCTGCTGTGCGCGCTGGCGGCCCTGGCGATCTGA
- a CDS encoding orotate phosphoribosyltransferase, with protein sequence MTTPHNKQDTARRVAGLLLDAGCVSVRGEEPFRLPSGWASPVYMDCRRLISFPAIRRELVALGLQRLRADGGLEGVRAIAGAETSGIALAAWMAESLELPLLVVRKQPTAQTPVEGVVEPGACVLLVDDLMAAGASKLKFCGALARAGAQVRDLFVVFDYGSFDTAARLSPLGVRAHALATWADVLVLATERAAFDAAALAELGRFLHNPPAWSLAHGGIGGLPSISALS encoded by the coding sequence ATGACGACGCCTCACAACAAGCAAGACACCGCCCGCCGCGTGGCCGGGCTGCTGCTGGACGCCGGCTGCGTCTCGGTGCGCGGCGAGGAGCCGTTTCGCCTGCCCTCGGGCTGGGCGAGCCCGGTCTACATGGACTGCCGGCGGCTGATTTCGTTTCCCGCCATCCGCCGCGAGCTGGTCGCGCTCGGCCTGCAGCGGTTGCGCGCCGACGGCGGCCTGGAGGGCGTGCGCGCCATCGCCGGCGCCGAGACCAGCGGCATCGCGCTGGCCGCGTGGATGGCCGAATCGCTCGAGCTGCCGCTGCTGGTGGTGCGCAAGCAGCCGACGGCGCAGACGCCCGTCGAAGGCGTGGTCGAGCCCGGCGCGTGCGTGCTGCTGGTCGACGATCTGATGGCCGCCGGCGCCTCCAAGCTGAAGTTCTGCGGAGCGCTCGCCCGCGCCGGCGCGCAGGTGCGCGACCTGTTCGTGGTGTTCGACTACGGCAGCTTCGACACCGCCGCGCGGCTGTCGCCCCTCGGGGTGCGCGCCCATGCCCTGGCCACCTGGGCCGATGTGCTCGTGCTGGCCACCGAGCGCGCAGCCTTCGACGCCGCCGCCTTGGCCGAGCTCGGCCGCTTTCTGCACAATCCGCCCGCCTGGTCGCTGGCCCATGGCGGCATCGGCGGCCTCCCTTCCATTTCAGCCCTTTCGTGA
- a CDS encoding glutathione peroxidase: protein MPNLQDIPLSRIDGSPSRLADFAGRVLLVVNVASKCGLTPQYAGLQSLYAARKAEGLDVLGFPANDFKGQEPGSNEEIAGFCSLTYDVSFPMFAKVVATGADRHPLYSALIAAQPESIGEGPMRDKLKGFGVDPADRTEVLWNFEKFLIGRDGQVLARFAPDVTADDPRVVAAIDAALR, encoded by the coding sequence ATGCCGAACCTGCAAGACATTCCCCTGAGCCGCATCGACGGCAGCCCGAGCCGCCTCGCCGATTTCGCCGGCCGGGTGCTGCTGGTGGTCAACGTGGCCTCCAAGTGCGGACTGACGCCGCAATACGCCGGACTGCAGTCGCTCTACGCCGCCCGCAAGGCCGAAGGCCTCGACGTGCTGGGCTTTCCGGCCAACGACTTCAAGGGCCAGGAGCCGGGCAGCAACGAGGAGATCGCCGGTTTCTGCTCGCTGACCTACGACGTGAGCTTTCCGATGTTCGCCAAGGTGGTGGCGACCGGTGCCGACCGCCATCCGCTGTATTCGGCGCTGATCGCCGCGCAACCCGAGTCGATCGGCGAAGGCCCGATGCGCGACAAGCTCAAGGGCTTCGGCGTGGATCCCGCCGACCGCACCGAAGTGCTGTGGAATTTTGAAAAATTCCTGATCGGCCGCGACGGCCAGGTGCTGGCGCGCTTCGCGCCGGACGTCACCGCAGACGACCCGCGCGTGGTCGCGGCCATCGACGCCGCCCTGCGCTGA
- a CDS encoding KGG domain-containing protein, with translation MTAHFQDPPAPPPPPPPKLRRGFASMDPDRLRDISSKGGSAPHRSSKRGFALMDESRRQEVSRKGLEARRVRIPVSTDPAAPRPDAVPPAPHDAETAP, from the coding sequence ATGACGGCCCATTTCCAAGACCCACCCGCACCGCCGCCGCCGCCGCCGCCGAAGTTGCGGCGTGGTTTCGCCTCCATGGACCCCGACCGGCTGCGCGACATCTCGAGCAAGGGCGGCAGTGCGCCACATCGATCGTCCAAACGCGGCTTCGCCCTGATGGACGAGAGCCGCCGGCAGGAGGTGTCGCGCAAGGGGCTGGAAGCGCGGCGCGTGCGCATTCCCGTCTCGACGGACCCGGCGGCACCGCGGCCGGACGCGGTGCCGCCCGCCCCGCACGACGCGGAAACCGCGCCATGA